The DNA region TCAAACACATTGGGTTTGTTTACCATCCCACCAAGGAGACATGCCTGAGTGGGCAGAACTGTGTGGATCTGAAAGTGGAGCAGGTTTTAGCAAACAGGCTGGTGCAGCTCGACCACGGGCGCTCCAATCTCTACTATAACAGTGCCAACATCGATAAGATCAACCTCTGCCTCCTGGGAAGGGAGGGTCTCTCACAGGAACTAGCCAATGAGATCAGAGCTCAGTCCACAGATGATGAATACACCCTGGATGGTAAAATCTACGAACTGGAGCTTCTTCCCGTGGACGTTAATTCCACGCTGCTCTTCAGCCACACGTGGGTCACCACTTTCAAGCCACATGGCTGCTTTTGTGTATTCAACTCCATAGAGTCTCTCAACTGTATTGGAGATTGCATAGGCAGGATCAGAGCGGAGATAGCACAGAGTAGGAGAGACAGGTTCGCTCAGCCACTGCCGTTCATTCTAATCCTGGCTAATCAGAGGGACAGTGTTTGCAAAAACATACCTATCCTGAGGCACCAGGGCCAACAGCTGGCAAACAAGCTGCAGTGCACCTTTGTCGACATCCCCTCCGGGGCGTTTCCACGTAAATTCACAGAGTTCCAAATTAAACAGGGTCTCCGAGCAGTGCTGGAGGGGCTGAAGCATAACTTTGACGTCTTGGCCCCGCTGCCCTCTATCAAAGACATGTCAGAGACGGACCTGAGGATAGTCATGTGCGCCATGTGCTGGGATCCTTTCAGCGTTGACCTCATCCTCTCGCCTTTCCTAGACTCACACTGCTGTAGCGCAGGGCAGCCGGGCCAGAGCAACACGCTGATCCTGGACAAGATCATCGGggacagcaggaggaggatcCAGGTCACTGTCCTCTCCTACCACACTGCTATCGGTGTCCGCAAAGATGAACTGGTGCACGGCTACATCTTGGTCTACTCTGCCAAACGCAAGGCTTCCATGGCGACCCTGCGGGCGTTCTTGGCTGAAGTCCAGGACGTGATCCCCGTCCAGATGGTGGCGATTACAGACAGCCAGGCAGACTTCTTTGAGAACGATGCCATTAAGGAGTTGATGACGGAGGGGGAGCACATCGCCACGGAGATCGCTGCCAAGTTTACAGCGCTCTACTCGCTGTCACAGTATCACCGGCAGACAGAGGTGTTTACACCCTTTTTCAATGAAGTGCTGGAGAAAAAGCCCAACATTGAGAGCTCCTTCCTGTTTGACAGCTCATCACGGGAGTGCACCACCGGCGCCAGTGAAGACGTCTTCCCCACCTCGCCCCATAGCCATTCCCCGCATTACAACACCTATTACCCAGAATCTGATGATGACAATGAGGCCCCCCCACCTTACAGTCCAATAGGTGATGACGTTCAGCTTCTCCCCACACCCAGCGAGCGGGCCAAGTACCGCATCGACCTAGAAGGCAACGAGTACCCGGTCCATAGCACGCCTATTGGAGACCACGAACGCAACCACAAAGTGCCTCCACCTGTCCGGCCCAAACCAGTGCTCCCAAAACCTAATGTGAAAAAGCTGGACCCCAACCTGCTCAAAACCATTGAGGCTGGCATGCGAAGCAACCGTCGGCTGCAACGTGGCCCAATGACGCACAACGAGGACGTGGAGGCGTCAGACAACTATGCAGACCCTGTGGACACCTTGCTAAGGTCCAGGGGCTTCCACAACGACGACATATACGCTGTGCCCGATGACACGCACAGCCGCCTGGTCAAAATAAGAAACTCCTTTGGCGGCTTGCACGGCCTCcacggaggaggagaggaagagaatggATTTGACAGGAAGTGTCAGGCCGGACGGCGGCCGTCGAAATACAAACATCGCTCTAAAATCCTGTTCAGCAAGACGAAGGCCTACCAAAGACGATTCCACTCCGACAGCGATGGGGAGGAGTCGGGCCCCGCCacgcagaaaaagaaaaagggaagagCCCACCGGGGCAGCGAGGAGGACCCGCTGCTCTCCCCTGCCGACCCCTGGAAGGGCGGGATAGATAACCCCGCCATCACCTCGGACCCCGAGCAGGAGgacaagaagatgaagaagaagaagaagacgccAAAGGAACCGAAGAAGGTGAGTCTTGTCTGTCATGAATCTGACTTTTGCAGAATTTCTGAATGCTCCAAACCTCGCCTTTAATCACCCAAAAGCACATGATGTAAAGTAATAATTAGTCCGAGCAGCgcgaacaaaacataaaaaagccaGTAGTCCgacatctttgttattgtttctggcgCATGCTctttacacaaagcaacaatgggcATGAAACGAGGAGAGGACGTCATCGTTTCcccaaacgctccgttttacacGTCGACACAGACCCGAAATTCTGTTTGCGTGTGGACGAGAGGCCAAAACGTAGAGAAAAATATCCGTCTTTTAAAATCTCTTTATACGTGTATATGTGTTTTATCAACTGCTTTTAGCAAACAGCGCCGtttaaaagtcatttttatagagcgaaaaaagacagaaagaagcaAGACAGCAAAGATATTATAGCCTCCAAGAGCCAAAgctttcttgtgtttttttgaggGTGACTGAAAGGGAGCTTCAGTGCATTGAATATGAGCGAGAGCATGAaagagtgtgtatgtgaatgagaGCAGAAGAGATTGTGTATAgtagtgtgtgggtgtgagatATGAGcagatttctgtttttaatcGGCCCGGGACTCACGGTTAGAATAAACTAatttgataattgattgatcTGACCCACTGCTGAAATGGTTTATgagcctccccccccccaccttaCAGGCCCCCAGACGACCAATAATAAAGCCTGATAAAAGACACACTGTTAAAGACAGTTAGGGCTCTGTCTGCATAATCTCAGAGCAGAGGCTGCATCTGTGATAAGATGCCTGCTTATCCTTTAAAACAGCTCTCTAAAGGCTTGTCTGAGACGGCTGAGCGCACTCACGAATGTATAAGCAAGAGCGTTTAATATAGCCACGATTATCTAAGACAAATACTGTATGCACGGGGAAATTAAACCAGCACTTTTCTGTAGAAAAAGACACCTACAAATGAAGAAAAATGTTAATCAAACAGCTGTTTAACATGCAGTTAAAGCACAGATTGTACATGTACGCACACCCACACATTAAGGATGGGGAAAAAatagattcacctatgtattgcgattttgaaattgactttttaatgccagaatctatatatttgcctcatttgagtctatgcgaaggtagaaggaagttaccgcttttattgttgtagtccgACGTGGCGTCATATCTGTTTCAAAAGCCAAAACAACGCCGCAGTGAGCcgaaaccatggatgtattattcccctcccatgttaaatccagcgtggtaaacactacacatccagtaaagtatggaaacactttgggtttaacacattgtcaggaaaagcagagcgagacatcacggctaaagctgcatcttaactctgtcacggacaggaaatgttatcgtatcgcggtaacgtgcggtcgagttgccgtcgctctcatctccgtggtcaaatgggccggcgctacgactgtagagcatccatatactgacatttatattaaatgcattcaaacggccccgatggagctgaccatggatggataaagaaaacggagctgacgggagagctagactTAAACCAGTAATTAACTCCTAACAAATTACTTCTTAATTTGCATTAGAGATTCACATATGAAATCTAAAACGGCAATATAAACTACCTCCGTTTTCAAACTCAAAATGCATCCTCAATATTTTCCCCTCTTTATACCTTAAATTGAGCCTCGTTGAAACAAACTTGCATGATTTCAAATGCTGCAGATCTTAAGCTGCAACATCTGATTCTGATTAGACATGTTTGCAGCCACTCGACAAATATAATACACAACAAATCTGCCTTTTGGCGGTACTGCTGTTTAGCAATTGCAGTGTGAAGCAAAACAATCACAGCATGCACGATTTGTCAGTTTCTCCGTCgcccaacacacacaacaatcggagttcacacacacacgcacgcgaaCGAGCACGCTGGCACAAATCAGATAATAGTGTGCAAATCAGTATAGAAACAGCTGCCGGCGCTACATGGGCGTCATGAATGCAGGGCATTGTTGGAACAGTCAAACTGTCTTTGATAATCAGAGGGGAGAGTGAAAGGAGAACCACAAGGTACAAAATGGAAGGTGTTTAGTCGCCGTCCCGGCCAATTAGAGTTGAGGCCGAACCGCTGTAGGCATGACAACACTTTGAAGAGCAGAGGAGTGTGGGAAATCAAAGCCACCTCGGCACCTCGTTACTCGTCCCAGCTTCGGTCTTGAATAACGGTTTtgtctgttgttgttcttctcGTCTTCCTCCACATGAACCTCCCTctgctatctccctctctctctctcccttcatcCCACTAACTTTCTGTCTGATCTATTCCCCAactgccctcctcctcttcctcctcctcctcttcttcttctttgtctctaTCTTCTGCCTCCTCATCACCCTCTTTTCATTTCTGCTCTCCCTTGTGTATTTTTCCTCAATTCCCTCTTCTGTCTATCTCTTCatgctctttcttttctttctttaaaacatatttttccttGACTTCcccttctctccttttctttctcctcatccCTTATTATCATTCCTACCTACTattgtctctcctccatcaccccATTTGgcttctttcctctttttctgtctcttaaTCTCTTGTTTTTAAACTTTCAATTTCTTCCCTacttcccttttctttcttaCTCCTTTCCATCCCCCTTTCTACTCTCGTCCTCCCTGCTTTATCTCTTTCTTTTCCCTTCCTTTCTTGCCTCATATCCCCTCCATCCTTCCTGCTCTTTCCCCTCATCCCTTACTATCATCTCTACCATCTCTTCTCTTTTTAAACTTGTAAATTCCTGTTTTTACTTCccctttccttctcttctgTTTTCCTTATTTCCTCATTCTTTTCCTTCCCTACTTCCCTTCTCTTTCTTACTCCTTTCcatccctctttctcctcccgtCGTCCCTGCTTTGCATCtacctctctttcctctcccttcCTTTCTTGCCTCGACTCCCTTGGTTCTTATCTCATCTCAccctcttctttttctctcatccCCCCCTTTTATAGCCGAAATCTTCCAAGCCCCCGAAGCCTCTGTACCCCCCCACCCGGAGAACCTGGGAGAGCAACTATTTTGGCGTTCCCCTGCAGAACCTGGTGACATCAGACCGACCCATCCCACTCTTCATCGACAAATGCGTCGACTACATCGAGCGCACAGGTGAGTCATGCGTTTCCATCAGTCTTATATCccgctcctcttcttcctcttccctcctgttgtttttgttcctttcatcttcctctctcgGCGCGTTCAGGTGCAGCCGAGCTCTCTCTGGTATTTTGTAACTCTTGCAAGGTACAGCTGGTTTGTTCTTACATGCAAAAGCTTTGTGGTTATTTGCTGTGAAAATGCCTCTCATGTCTTTCCAAATGAGTAACtgagagatagagggagggacggagggatGGCGGGGTGGTGGTGGGAAGGAGGATTTAAGGTGGGAGTGGGTAGCACATGAATCTAAATTGTAAGAAGATTCACTTCTCGGCTCTGATATCATCCAGCAAACATGTTTTGTCTGGTCTGTCAACCAGCCTGCCCAGGCTGCCAGTCAGTACAAGTCAATTTGAATTCAATGTGCTGCATTGGCACGGCATTTGATCTGTTGCCAAAAGCACTGCTGGAAAGATTACAAAATAAGATGGTAAAAGATTACCGTGATCAGAAAACTGATTAAGGAATGCAGTGGAGAGATTTACACAAGTACGTGCCATCCATTAATCAACACAAGAAAGGAGAAAATGAGACACCCATATGAAAGAAATTTCAGATGTGAAA from Sebastes umbrosus isolate fSebUmb1 chromosome 16, fSebUmb1.pri, whole genome shotgun sequence includes:
- the arhgap5 gene encoding rho GTPase-activating protein 5 isoform X2, which codes for MCLCITDKQNWNDILTLFTGSDQVSDERGDIMARNKDARPPSFAVSVVGLSGTEKDKGNCGVGKSCLCNRYIHPNADSYYSEHTSVLSTIDFGGRVVNNDHFLYWGEVSHRGDDGLDCKIQVIEQTEFIDDQTFLPHRSTNLQPYTKRAAASKLQSAEKLMYICTDQLGLEQDFDQKQMPDGKLNIDGFLLCIDVSKGCNRKFDDQMKFINSLYSQIVKSKKPIVVAATKCDECVDQHLRDLQTFVASKKNLQLIETSARCNINAEVCFNALIQQLDKTRGKPKTVPYLEAYKVQRQLVASLTDRFEKLIVHTVRDYHTTWKTVINNLKGQSDYDEFITLEGSKKARNMFTKHIAQLKQEHIKRRREEYLTTLPKTLNNLLNNLEEVEHLSWPEAQSVIRNRPDFQYWFVVLEQTPWDETDHIDISDRRIPFDLLDTLDGERIYHNHVQHLLSEKRRVEMKERFKKTLDRVHFISAGQPWEEVMCFVMEDEAYKYITESDRRDVYCRHQQEIVERAKEDFQEMLFEHAELFYDLDLNATPSCDKMSEIHCVLNEEPRYRALQKLAPDRESLLLKHIGFVYHPTKETCLSGQNCVDLKVEQVLANRLVQLDHGRSNLYYNSANIDKINLCLLGREGLSQELANEIRAQSTDDEYTLDGKIYELELLPVDVNSTLLFSHTWVTTFKPHGCFCVFNSIESLNCIGDCIGRIRAEIAQSRRDRFAQPLPFILILANQRDSVCKNIPILRHQGQQLANKLQCTFVDIPSGAFPRKFTEFQIKQGLRAVLEGLKHNFDVLAPLPSIKDMSETDLRIVMCAMCWDPFSVDLILSPFLDSHCCSAGQPGQSNTLILDKIIGDSRRRIQVTVLSYHTAIGVRKDELVHGYILVYSAKRKASMATLRAFLAEVQDVIPVQMVAITDSQADFFENDAIKELMTEGEHIATEIAAKFTALYSLSQYHRQTEVFTPFFNEVLEKKPNIESSFLFDSSSRECTTGASEDVFPTSPHSHSPHYNTYYPESDDDNEAPPPYSPIGDDVQLLPTPSERAKYRIDLEGNEYPVHSTPIGDHERNHKVPPPVRPKPVLPKPNVKKLDPNLLKTIEAGMRSNRRLQRGPMTHNEDVEASDNYADPVDTLLRSRGFHNDDIYAVPDDTHSRLVKIRNSFGGLHGLHGGGEEENGFDRKCQAGRRPSKYKHRSKILFSKTKAYQRRFHSDSDGEESGPATQKKKKGRAHRGSEEDPLLSPADPWKGGIDNPAITSDPEQEDKKMKKKKKTPKEPKKPKSSKPPKPLYPPTRRTWESNYFGVPLQNLVTSDRPIPLFIDKCVDYIERTGLTTEGLYRVSGNKTDQDNIQKQFDQESKPDHAAQSA